One genomic segment of Fusobacterium mortiferum ATCC 9817 includes these proteins:
- a CDS encoding PFL family protein, with protein MISRVEIQETNKMIAESNLDVRTITMGISLLDCADPDVDKFNEKIYKKITTYAKDLVKVGDDIARQYGIPVVNKRISVTPIAIAAAGCKTDSYVSIAKTLDRAAKDCGVNFIGGFSALVHKGCTPADKILIDSIPEAMKVTERVCSSINVGTSRNGINMDAVKRMGEIIVETAELTKDIDCLGCAKLVVFCNAVEDNPFMAGAFHGVGEADCVINVGVSGPGVVKRALVEAKGADFETLCEVVKKTAFKITRAGQIVAQEAAKRLNVPFGIIDLSLAPTPAVGDSIAEIFQEMGLEHAGAPGTTAALAILNDNVKKGGVMASSYVGGLSGAFIPVSEDHAMIEAAKIGALTLEKLEAMTCVCSVGLDMIAIPGDTSAYTISGIIADESAIGMVNNKTTAVRIIPVIGKGVGEMVEFGGLLGYAPIMAVNKFKCDDFIKRGGRIPAPIHSFKN; from the coding sequence ATGATTTCCAGAGTAGAAATTCAAGAAACTAATAAGATGATTGCTGAGTCTAATCTAGATGTACGTACTATAACTATGGGTATTAGTCTTTTAGATTGTGCTGACCCAGATGTAGATAAATTCAATGAAAAAATATATAAAAAAATCACAACTTATGCTAAAGATTTAGTAAAAGTTGGAGATGATATAGCTAGACAATATGGGATACCTGTTGTAAATAAAAGAATATCTGTTACTCCTATTGCTATTGCTGCTGCTGGTTGTAAAACTGATTCTTATGTAAGTATAGCAAAGACTTTAGATAGAGCGGCTAAAGATTGTGGTGTAAACTTTATCGGTGGTTTTTCTGCCCTTGTTCATAAGGGATGTACCCCTGCTGATAAGATACTTATTGACTCTATTCCAGAAGCTATGAAAGTTACTGAAAGAGTTTGTTCATCAATTAATGTTGGAACTTCAAGAAATGGAATTAATATGGATGCTGTAAAAAGAATGGGAGAAATTATTGTAGAAACTGCTGAACTTACAAAAGATATTGATTGTTTAGGTTGTGCAAAACTTGTAGTATTCTGTAATGCTGTTGAAGATAATCCATTTATGGCTGGAGCTTTCCATGGAGTTGGAGAAGCTGATTGCGTAATAAATGTTGGAGTAAGTGGACCTGGAGTTGTAAAAAGAGCTCTTGTTGAAGCTAAAGGTGCTGACTTTGAAACTCTTTGTGAAGTAGTTAAAAAGACTGCTTTTAAAATAACTAGAGCTGGACAAATAGTTGCTCAAGAAGCTGCTAAAAGGTTAAATGTTCCTTTTGGAATTATAGATCTATCTCTTGCTCCTACTCCTGCTGTGGGAGATAGTATAGCCGAGATTTTCCAAGAGATGGGACTAGAACATGCTGGTGCTCCTGGAACTACTGCTGCTCTTGCTATATTAAATGACAACGTTAAAAAAGGTGGAGTAATGGCTTCATCATATGTTGGAGGATTGAGTGGTGCTTTCATTCCTGTAAGTGAAGACCACGCTATGATAGAAGCTGCTAAAATTGGTGCACTTACTTTAGAAAAATTGGAGGCTATGACTTGTGTATGTTCAGTTGGACTTGATATGATAGCCATTCCTGGAGATACATCTGCTTATACTATCTCTGGTATAATAGCTGATGAATCTGCTATTGGAATGGTAAATAATAAGACTACTGCTGTGAGAATTATTCCTGTAATTGGAAAAGGTGTAGGAGAGATGGTAGAGTTTGGTGGACTACTTGGATATGCTCCTATTATGGCTGTAAATAAATTTAAGTGTGATGACTTTATTAAAAGGGGAGGAAGAATTCCTGCTCCTATCCACAGCTTTAAAAACTAA
- a CDS encoding ACT domain-containing protein, giving the protein MKCIITVLGTDKVGIIAKVCTYLSEVNINILDISQTIVSGYFNMMMIVDADKASKSLEAFTDDLIEIGNNLGVKITVQHEDIFNCMHRI; this is encoded by the coding sequence ATGAAATGTATTATTACTGTTCTAGGAACAGATAAAGTTGGAATTATTGCTAAAGTTTGTACTTATCTATCAGAGGTAAATATCAATATTCTTGATATATCTCAAACTATTGTAAGTGGGTATTTTAATATGATGATGATCGTAGATGCTGATAAAGCTTCTAAATCTCTTGAAGCTTTTACAGATGATTTAATAGAAATTGGAAATAATCTTGGAGTAAAAATTACAGTTCAACATGAAGATATATTCAACTGTATGCACCGTATATAA
- a CDS encoding DUF4438 domain-containing protein gives MIKTNKENLVMQSVGGKVHSPIISSPYRISRDGKPMILPATGGISYNVKVGDSCMKWVGDHVEPGVSVRNENTVENTALMVLGCIGNRARVVSGDAKGAEGFVTGGHGGIEHTLVYFDEETLDKLTLDDKIMVKAFGQGLEIEGFEDVTCMNIDPELLEKMDIKITEDGCLEVPVVTEIPPFLMGSGVGSSTAFSGDYDIMTGDKEANEKYGINNLRFGDIVLLQDCNNCYGRDYLKGSVTIGVIVHSDCIKAGHGPGVTAIMSCTTSKIKGKIDKNANIAYYMGIIE, from the coding sequence ATGATAAAGACAAATAAAGAAAATTTAGTTATGCAATCTGTTGGAGGAAAAGTACATAGCCCAATAATATCATCACCATATAGAATAAGTAGAGATGGGAAACCTATGATATTACCAGCTACTGGTGGAATTTCTTACAATGTAAAAGTGGGAGATTCATGTATGAAATGGGTAGGAGACCATGTGGAGCCAGGAGTTAGTGTGAGAAATGAAAATACAGTTGAAAATACTGCACTTATGGTATTAGGTTGTATAGGAAATAGAGCTAGAGTTGTTTCTGGAGATGCTAAGGGAGCAGAGGGATTTGTAACAGGAGGACATGGTGGAATAGAACATACTCTTGTATATTTTGATGAAGAAACTTTAGATAAGCTTACTTTAGATGATAAAATTATGGTGAAAGCTTTTGGACAAGGATTAGAGATAGAGGGATTTGAAGATGTAACTTGTATGAATATAGATCCAGAACTTTTAGAAAAAATGGATATAAAAATTACAGAGGATGGTTGTTTAGAAGTTCCAGTAGTAACAGAGATACCACCATTTCTTATGGGTTCTGGTGTAGGAAGTTCTACAGCTTTTTCTGGAGATTACGATATAATGACTGGAGATAAGGAAGCAAATGAGAAGTATGGGATAAACAATCTTAGATTTGGAGATATAGTTTTACTTCAAGATTGTAATAACTGCTATGGAAGAGATTATCTAAAAGGTTCAGTAACAATTGGAGTAATAGTTCATAGTGATTGTATAAAAGCTGGACATGGACCAGGAGTTACTGCTATCATGAGTTGTACTACTTCTAAGATAAAGGGAAAAATAGATAAAAATGCAAATATAGCTTATTATATGGGAATAATCGAATAA
- the gdhA gene encoding NADP-specific glutamate dehydrogenase: protein MSISAKQYVENVIEKVKRQNKGEDEFIQAVEEVLTSLTPFIEKNPQYIEANILERIVEPERIIMFKVPWEDDNGNIQVNRGYRVEFNGVIGPYKGGLRFHPTVTLGAMKFLGFEQTFKNSLTGLPIGGGKGGSDFNSTDKSEREIKRFCESFMTELYRHIGPDKDVPAGDIGVSGKEIGYLFGHYRRIKGAYENGVLTGKHLNYGGSKIRPEATGYGLTYFTQEILKDMGETFEGKTVAVSGYGNVAWGTAEKMTELGAKVVTISGSKGYVYAKDGLTKEQIDYMLVLRANKDVTLKDFAEKFGLEYFPGQKPWGVKVDIAAPCAIQNEIVLEDAKLLVANGVKVVCEGANMPCSNEAIDLFEKSGVKFGAAKAANAGGVAVSALEMSQNSMRYQWSEEEVDKKLQEIMKGIYQKAKEMSEEYGVTLAAGANIAGFKKVADTMLMQGNY from the coding sequence ATGAGTATATCAGCAAAGCAATATGTTGAAAATGTAATTGAAAAAGTAAAAAGACAAAATAAAGGAGAAGATGAATTTATACAAGCTGTAGAAGAAGTATTGACAAGTCTTACTCCATTTATAGAAAAAAATCCACAATACATAGAAGCAAATATATTAGAGAGAATAGTTGAACCAGAAAGAATAATAATGTTTAAAGTTCCTTGGGAAGATGACAATGGAAATATTCAAGTAAACAGAGGATATAGAGTAGAATTCAATGGAGTAATTGGACCATACAAAGGAGGACTTAGATTCCATCCAACAGTTACTTTAGGGGCTATGAAATTTTTAGGATTTGAACAAACTTTTAAAAATTCACTTACAGGGTTACCAATAGGTGGAGGAAAAGGAGGAAGTGACTTTAACTCTACTGATAAATCTGAGAGAGAGATAAAAAGATTCTGTGAAAGTTTTATGACTGAGCTATATCGTCATATAGGTCCAGATAAAGATGTCCCAGCTGGAGATATTGGAGTTTCTGGAAAAGAGATAGGATATCTATTTGGACACTATAGAAGAATAAAGGGAGCATATGAAAATGGAGTACTTACAGGGAAACATTTAAACTATGGTGGAAGCAAAATTAGACCTGAAGCAACTGGATATGGACTTACTTACTTTACACAAGAGATATTAAAAGATATGGGAGAAACTTTTGAAGGAAAAACTGTAGCAGTATCTGGATATGGAAACGTAGCTTGGGGAACTGCTGAGAAGATGACAGAATTAGGAGCAAAAGTAGTTACTATCTCTGGGTCAAAAGGATATGTATATGCTAAAGATGGACTTACTAAAGAGCAAATAGATTATATGCTAGTTTTAAGAGCTAATAAAGATGTAACTTTAAAAGATTTTGCTGAGAAATTTGGATTGGAATATTTTCCTGGACAAAAACCTTGGGGAGTAAAAGTGGATATAGCTGCCCCTTGTGCAATTCAAAATGAGATTGTATTAGAGGATGCAAAATTATTAGTAGCTAATGGAGTAAAAGTGGTTTGTGAAGGAGCTAATATGCCATGCTCTAATGAGGCAATAGATCTATTTGAAAAAAGTGGAGTAAAATTTGGAGCAGCTAAGGCAGCTAATGCTGGTGGAGTTGCTGTATCAGCTCTTGAGATGTCACAAAATAGTATGAGATATCAATGGAGTGAAGAGGAAGTAGATAAAAAATTACAAGAGATAATGAAAGGCATCTATCAAAAAGCTAAAGAGATGAGTGAAGAGTATGGTGTTACATTAGCAGCTGGAGCTAATATAGCTGGATTTAAAAAAGTTGCTGATACTATGCTTATGCAAGGAAATTATTAA
- a CDS encoding YchJ family protein has protein sequence MSNPKTALELMKARYEAYTKGDIEFIKNTHDPKTAKGIDWKEAEEWSKNSKWLGLEIVETIAGTQFDKEGIVEFKAKYIDLISGEEVVHHERSYFVKKGRHWYYKGWLPINNS, from the coding sequence ATGAGTAATCCAAAGACAGCTCTTGAACTTATGAAAGCTAGATATGAAGCTTATACTAAGGGAGATATTGAATTTATAAAAAATACACACGACCCTAAAACAGCTAAAGGAATAGATTGGAAAGAAGCAGAAGAATGGTCTAAAAATTCTAAATGGTTAGGTCTTGAAATTGTAGAAACCATAGCTGGAACTCAATTTGATAAAGAGGGGATAGTAGAGTTTAAAGCTAAGTATATAGATTTAATTAGTGGAGAAGAAGTAGTACATCATGAGAGAAGCTACTTTGTAAAAAAAGGTAGACATTGGTACTATAAAGGTTGGTTACCTATAAATAATTCATAA
- the recG gene encoding ATP-dependent DNA helicase RecG translates to MGRYNTIYWPLENIDIGIDAKNLKKLEKLGIKSIADMLYYFPRAYDDRTNIKKIGELRGEEYVVLKATLMTVTAPPTRSGLKMVKATATDGSGIIELVWFQMPYLRKTLKIGEEYIFIGQVKRGYIFQIVNPEFKLSSNQKRLDEGEILPIYSSSKELPQNSLRKLMEKMLNTTLAVIEENIPEEIIKKYKLMGRKEALREIHFPKNSKNLEEAKRRFAVEELLVLEMGILQKRFEVDNQNIERYHLEDKKTLVKAYLSSLPFELTNAQKRVITEIYKDLANGRVVNRLVQGDVGSGKTAVSMVLLLYMLENSYQGVLMAPTEILAVQHYLSVKDKFEKLGVRVELLTGSFTGKKKQRLLEDIANGDVGIVIGTHALIEESVVFHRLGMIIIDEQHRFGVLQRKALRDKGVLANLVVMSATPIPRSLALSIYGDLDVSVIDELPPGRKPIRTKWIATDEEIETMYDFIDKKLSQGRQAYFIAPLIEESEKLSAKSTAELMEEVEKFLPNYKIGVLHGKMKNSEKDEIMSRFKNKELDILVSTTVIEVGVDVPNSSIIVINNAERFGLSALHQLRGRVGRGQYQSYCFLVSKTDNATSKARLQVMEETQDGFKIAEEDLRLRKSGEIFGTRQSGLSDLKFVDIVHDVKTIKLVKDICYEYLKENHGEIKNEYLLVDISEKFKEVK, encoded by the coding sequence GTGGGAAGATATAACACAATATATTGGCCATTGGAAAACATAGACATCGGTATAGATGCTAAAAATTTAAAAAAGTTAGAGAAGCTGGGAATAAAATCAATAGCTGATATGCTCTACTACTTTCCAAGAGCCTATGATGATAGAACTAATATAAAAAAAATAGGAGAGTTGAGAGGGGAGGAGTATGTAGTTTTAAAAGCTACACTTATGACTGTAACAGCTCCCCCTACTCGTTCAGGACTTAAGATGGTAAAAGCTACTGCCACAGATGGAAGTGGGATAATAGAGTTGGTATGGTTTCAGATGCCATATCTTAGAAAAACTCTTAAGATAGGAGAGGAATATATATTTATTGGTCAAGTCAAGAGAGGATATATATTTCAGATAGTAAATCCAGAGTTTAAGTTGAGTAGTAATCAAAAGAGATTAGATGAGGGAGAGATACTCCCAATATATAGTTCAAGTAAGGAGTTACCACAGAACTCTTTAAGAAAACTTATGGAGAAGATGTTAAATACAACTCTTGCTGTAATAGAAGAAAATATTCCAGAAGAGATTATAAAAAAATACAAACTTATGGGGAGAAAAGAGGCTCTAAGAGAGATACATTTTCCTAAGAATAGTAAAAATTTAGAGGAAGCTAAAAGACGTTTTGCTGTAGAAGAACTTTTAGTTTTAGAGATGGGAATACTCCAGAAAAGGTTTGAAGTGGATAATCAAAATATAGAGAGGTATCATCTTGAGGATAAAAAAACTTTAGTGAAAGCTTATCTATCATCTTTACCTTTTGAACTTACTAATGCACAAAAGAGAGTAATCACAGAGATATATAAAGACTTAGCAAATGGAAGAGTGGTCAATAGGTTAGTACAGGGAGATGTAGGAAGTGGAAAGACTGCTGTATCTATGGTGTTACTTCTATATATGTTAGAAAACTCTTATCAAGGGGTACTTATGGCTCCAACAGAGATATTAGCTGTACAGCATTATCTTTCAGTAAAGGATAAATTTGAAAAACTTGGAGTGAGAGTAGAACTACTTACAGGAAGTTTTACTGGAAAGAAGAAACAAAGACTTTTAGAAGATATAGCAAATGGAGATGTAGGGATAGTAATAGGAACACATGCACTTATAGAAGAGAGTGTAGTTTTTCATAGATTAGGTATGATAATAATAGATGAGCAACATAGATTTGGAGTATTGCAAAGAAAGGCTCTAAGAGATAAAGGAGTGCTTGCTAATCTTGTGGTAATGAGTGCTACACCTATTCCACGTTCATTAGCACTGAGTATCTATGGAGATTTAGATGTATCTGTAATAGATGAGTTACCACCAGGGAGAAAACCAATTCGTACTAAGTGGATAGCCACAGATGAAGAGATAGAAACTATGTATGATTTTATAGATAAAAAGCTTTCCCAAGGAAGGCAAGCTTACTTTATAGCTCCACTTATAGAGGAGAGTGAAAAACTTTCAGCAAAATCAACAGCAGAGCTTATGGAAGAGGTAGAAAAATTTTTACCAAATTATAAGATAGGAGTTTTACATGGAAAAATGAAAAACTCTGAAAAAGATGAGATAATGAGTAGATTTAAAAATAAAGAATTGGATATCTTAGTATCTACAACGGTTATAGAGGTAGGGGTGGACGTACCTAACTCATCTATAATTGTAATCAATAATGCTGAGAGATTTGGACTCTCTGCTCTACATCAACTACGTGGGAGAGTTGGAAGAGGGCAGTATCAATCTTACTGTTTTTTAGTTTCTAAGACAGATAATGCTACTTCAAAGGCTAGACTTCAAGTTATGGAAGAGACACAAGATGGATTTAAAATAGCCGAAGAGGATTTGAGACTTAGAAAGTCTGGAGAGATTTTTGGTACAAGGCAGAGTGGATTAAGTGATTTAAAATTTGTAGATATAGTACATGATGTAAAAACTATAAAACTTGTTAAAGATATATGTTATGAATATTTAAAAGAGAATCATGGTGAGATAAAAAATGAATATCTTCTTGTAGATATTTCTGAAAAGTTTAAAGAGGTAAAATAA
- a CDS encoding proline--tRNA ligase — MRFSKSYIKTLKETPKEAEIASHKLLLRAGMIKKLTSGVYTYLPLGLKALKKVENIVRREMDRAGAQEIFMPVLQPAELWKESGRWEVMGPLMMKLQDRAKRDFVLGPTHEEVVTDVIRNDVASYKQLPLNLYQIQTKFRDEIRPRFGLMRGREFIMKDAYSFHATRESLDEEFDNMEATYKRIFSSCGLKFRPVEADSGAIGGSGSKEFHVLADSGEDEIIYCESCDYAANVETAVSKVFHAEKEELKAVELVDTPNVSKIEDVVEYLKVPVERTVKAMMYRDMGTDQVYMVLIRGDYEVNETKLKNAVDAIEVELLTDEQLEKLGLVKGFIGPFGIDLGDIKVVADDTVLEITNHTAGGNKIDTHYINVNYGRDYKADIIKDVKTVKPGHVCEKCGGTLASARGIEVGHIFKLGTKYSEKLEATFIDEKGVTHPIIMGCYGIGVSRTLASAIEQNNDEFGIVWPSAIAPYVVDVIPANMKDAEQVALAEELYNSLLDEGIDTILDDRDERPGFKFKDADLIGFPFKVICGKKAAEGIVELKIRKTGETFEISKDEVIYKVRELMKQY, encoded by the coding sequence ATGAGATTCAGTAAGAGTTATATTAAGACACTTAAAGAAACTCCAAAAGAAGCAGAGATAGCAAGTCATAAACTTCTTTTGAGAGCTGGAATGATTAAGAAATTAACTAGCGGAGTGTATACTTACCTACCGTTAGGATTAAAAGCTCTTAAAAAAGTAGAAAATATTGTAAGAAGAGAGATGGATAGAGCAGGAGCTCAAGAGATATTCATGCCAGTATTACAACCAGCTGAACTTTGGAAAGAGAGTGGAAGATGGGAAGTAATGGGGCCTCTTATGATGAAATTACAAGATAGAGCTAAGAGAGATTTCGTATTAGGACCAACTCACGAAGAAGTAGTAACTGATGTTATCAGAAATGATGTTGCTTCATACAAGCAATTACCTTTAAACCTTTACCAAATTCAAACTAAATTTAGAGATGAGATAAGACCAAGATTTGGACTTATGAGAGGAAGAGAGTTTATAATGAAAGATGCTTACTCTTTCCATGCTACAAGAGAGTCTTTAGATGAAGAGTTTGATAATATGGAAGCTACTTATAAGAGAATTTTCTCAAGCTGTGGTTTAAAATTTAGACCTGTTGAGGCTGACTCTGGAGCAATAGGAGGAAGTGGATCAAAAGAGTTCCACGTATTAGCAGATTCTGGAGAAGATGAAATCATCTACTGTGAGAGCTGTGATTACGCAGCAAACGTAGAAACAGCTGTAAGTAAAGTTTTCCATGCTGAAAAAGAGGAATTAAAAGCTGTAGAATTAGTAGATACTCCAAATGTATCTAAAATAGAAGATGTAGTAGAATACTTAAAAGTTCCTGTGGAGAGAACAGTAAAAGCTATGATGTATAGAGATATGGGAACTGACCAAGTATATATGGTTTTAATCAGAGGAGATTATGAAGTTAATGAAACTAAGCTTAAAAATGCTGTAGATGCAATAGAGGTTGAGTTATTAACTGATGAGCAATTAGAAAAGTTAGGACTAGTAAAAGGATTTATTGGACCATTTGGAATTGATTTAGGAGATATCAAAGTAGTAGCTGATGATACTGTATTAGAGATTACTAATCACACAGCTGGAGGAAATAAAATAGATACTCACTATATTAATGTAAACTATGGAAGAGATTACAAAGCTGATATAATAAAAGATGTAAAAACTGTAAAACCTGGACACGTTTGTGAAAAATGTGGAGGAACTCTTGCTTCTGCTAGAGGAATAGAGGTTGGACATATATTCAAACTAGGAACTAAATACTCTGAAAAATTAGAAGCTACATTTATAGATGAGAAAGGTGTAACACATCCAATAATAATGGGATGTTATGGAATAGGAGTTTCAAGAACTCTTGCTTCTGCTATTGAGCAAAACAATGATGAATTTGGAATTGTTTGGCCATCAGCAATAGCTCCATATGTAGTAGATGTAATTCCAGCTAATATGAAAGATGCTGAACAAGTTGCTCTTGCTGAAGAGTTATACAACTCATTATTAGATGAGGGAATAGATACTATACTTGATGATAGAGATGAAAGACCTGGATTTAAATTTAAAGATGCTGACTTAATAGGATTCCCATTCAAAGTAATTTGTGGTAAAAAAGCTGCTGAGGGAATTGTTGAGTTAAAGATAAGAAAGACAGGAGAAACTTTTGAAATCTCTAAAGATGAAGTGATATATAAAGTAAGAGAGTTAATGAAACAATACTAG
- a CDS encoding glutathione ABC transporter substrate-binding protein — protein sequence MLKKLLVVLTSMIFLFTACGEKAETKKVKEELVIAQDGEAKSLDIHQGNDGFSLRANRLIYSRLVESDENMQIHPGLAESWEQIDDKTMQFHLRKGVKFHNGYDFTAEDVKFSFERMMNSPRIAFVLPPIEKIEIVDDYTVNLVTKTPFGPLLAHLSHPALGIVSKKLLTENSEALKETPIGTGSYKFKEWIYGDRIVLEKNEDFYDKNEKGLKYIVFKNVIEASNRAIGLEAGEIDIAIAISSVDEENIKNNPKLQLLTKPSISYSYIGMNMQKSPLNDVRVRKAINYAIDKQAIVDVILNGNGKVATSPIAPGVFGFTDKTKNYEYNVEKAKELMKEAGYENGFTTSILVFSGEANTQTAEIVQAYLREIGIDLKVEIVETSAYWDITEKGRHDLFLGSWGVVTGDADYGLYAMYHSSAKGGAGNRDFYENKKVDELLDKAKIEINPETRKELYEEAQILIVDDAPDVMLYNRNLSVGAQKYIKGLGVHPVTLHNFATVYVEE from the coding sequence ATGTTAAAAAAATTATTAGTGGTATTAACAAGTATGATATTTTTATTCACAGCTTGCGGAGAAAAAGCAGAAACTAAAAAAGTAAAAGAGGAACTTGTAATAGCTCAAGATGGAGAGGCTAAATCATTGGATATTCATCAAGGAAATGATGGATTTTCTCTAAGAGCAAATAGACTTATCTATTCAAGACTTGTAGAATCTGATGAAAATATGCAAATTCATCCAGGACTTGCAGAATCTTGGGAGCAAATAGATGATAAAACTATGCAATTTCATCTAAGAAAAGGAGTAAAATTCCATAATGGATATGATTTTACTGCTGAAGATGTAAAGTTTTCATTTGAAAGAATGATGAACTCTCCTAGAATAGCCTTTGTTTTACCACCAATAGAAAAAATAGAAATAGTAGATGATTATACAGTTAATCTTGTAACAAAAACACCATTTGGACCATTATTAGCTCATCTATCACACCCAGCGTTAGGAATAGTAAGTAAAAAATTATTGACTGAAAATTCAGAGGCTTTAAAAGAGACTCCTATTGGAACAGGAAGCTATAAATTTAAAGAGTGGATATATGGAGATAGAATAGTTTTAGAAAAAAATGAAGATTTCTATGATAAAAATGAAAAAGGCTTAAAATACATAGTATTTAAAAATGTAATAGAAGCTTCAAATAGAGCTATAGGATTAGAAGCTGGAGAGATAGATATAGCAATAGCTATCAGTTCAGTAGATGAGGAAAATATAAAAAATAATCCTAAGTTACAACTTTTAACTAAGCCATCTATATCTTACTCATATATTGGAATGAATATGCAAAAATCTCCATTAAATGATGTAAGAGTAAGAAAAGCAATAAACTATGCTATTGATAAGCAAGCTATTGTTGATGTAATATTAAATGGGAATGGTAAGGTAGCAACTTCTCCAATAGCTCCAGGAGTTTTTGGATTTACTGATAAAACTAAAAATTATGAGTACAATGTAGAGAAAGCAAAGGAGCTTATGAAGGAAGCTGGGTATGAAAATGGATTTACTACTAGTATTTTAGTTTTCAGCGGAGAGGCAAATACTCAAACAGCTGAGATAGTTCAAGCATATTTAAGAGAGATAGGAATAGATTTAAAAGTTGAAATAGTTGAAACAAGTGCTTATTGGGATATCACTGAAAAAGGAAGACATGATTTATTCTTAGGTTCATGGGGAGTTGTAACAGGAGATGCTGACTATGGACTTTATGCTATGTACCATTCTTCTGCTAAAGGTGGAGCTGGAAACAGAGATTTTTATGAGAATAAAAAAGTTGATGAACTATTAGATAAAGCTAAGATAGAGATTAATCCAGAAACTAGAAAAGAGTTATATGAGGAAGCTCAAATTTTAATAGTTGATGATGCTCCAGATGTTATGCTTTATAATAGAAATTTATCAGTTGGTGCTCAAAAGTATATTAAAGGTTTAGGAGTTCATCCTGTGACTCTTCATAACTTTGCCACTGTATATGTAGAGGAATAG
- a CDS encoding GNAT family N-acetyltransferase, which translates to MKIVLKSFEELSGKEVYKIGELRNQVFIVEQNCPYLDLDGKDFKSLHLYFLDEIADEIMCYCRILPRGLSYPEVSIGRVLTNEKYRKKGLARKILLQAIEVAKEKFEAREITIGAQNYLKDFYSSLGFVSISEVYDEDGISHIDMQLRF; encoded by the coding sequence ATGAAAATAGTATTAAAATCATTTGAAGAACTTAGTGGAAAAGAAGTTTATAAAATAGGAGAACTTAGAAATCAAGTATTCATAGTTGAACAAAATTGTCCATATTTAGATTTAGATGGAAAGGATTTTAAGTCTCTTCATCTTTATTTTTTAGATGAAATAGCTGATGAAATTATGTGTTATTGTAGAATACTTCCTAGAGGATTATCTTATCCAGAGGTATCTATTGGTAGGGTTTTAACCAATGAAAAATATAGAAAAAAGGGATTAGCCAGAAAAATATTACTTCAAGCTATAGAGGTTGCAAAAGAAAAATTTGAAGCAAGAGAGATAACCATTGGAGCTCAGAATTATTTAAAAGATTTTTATTCATCTCTTGGTTTTGTTTCTATATCAGAAGTATATGATGAAGATGGTATTTCACATATAGATATGCAATTAAGGTTTTAA
- a CDS encoding GntR family transcriptional regulator — protein sequence MEEKKVSKYQVIENYIIENIHSNIFKADDILPTESELAEKFSCSRVTVRQALSNLTYKGIIYRIQGKGSFVSKEHTLKRSPLLKSFTEDMIEMGKKPWSIVEKFQIIKAGEHIGRIMGLKPTDNIYYIERLRFADNDPLLFEKTYMEVSKHPEMSVKILEGSKYEYAKKHGMEISISYQNIAPVFAPEKIAEKLKISSKTPILKLSNITYLKNGELFDYNELYMNTELYQLDIVKKVEK from the coding sequence ATGGAAGAAAAAAAAGTATCTAAATATCAAGTAATTGAAAATTATATCATTGAAAATATTCATTCTAATATTTTTAAGGCTGATGATATTTTACCAACGGAAAGTGAACTAGCAGAAAAATTTTCTTGCTCAAGAGTTACTGTAAGACAAGCTTTGAGTAATCTTACTTATAAGGGAATTATCTATCGTATTCAAGGAAAAGGTTCTTTTGTATCTAAAGAACATACTTTAAAGCGTTCTCCACTACTTAAAAGTTTTACTGAAGATATGATTGAAATGGGGAAAAAACCTTGGTCAATTGTTGAAAAATTTCAAATTATAAAAGCTGGGGAGCATATTGGAAGAATAATGGGATTAAAACCTACTGACAATATTTATTATATTGAAAGACTCAGATTTGCTGATAATGATCCACTTCTTTTTGAAAAAACATATATGGAAGTTAGTAAGCACCCTGAGATGTCTGTAAAAATATTGGAAGGGTCAAAATATGAGTACGCTAAAAAACATGGAATGGAAATATCTATATCTTATCAAAATATAGCCCCTGTATTTGCTCCAGAAAAAATAGCTGAAAAACTGAAAATTTCTTCTAAAACACCAATTTTAAAATTATCAAATATTACCTATCTAAAAAATGGAGAATTATTTGATTACAATGAATTATATATGAATACTGAATTATATCAATTAGACATTGTTAAAAAAGTTGAAAAATAA